The proteins below are encoded in one region of Terriglobales bacterium:
- a CDS encoding IclR family transcriptional regulator, with the protein MKLPKESDDKYVVEAVVKALDVLEVFQDGEELQLSEISKRVSLNKSRAFRLLYTLCERGYVERASDGHRYKLGLKLFEHASNLRRDLKQIAQNHMRKLQQRFNETVNLAVLHNGEVLYIDLLESSRPFRMSAMVGSRMPIANTSLGKALLAYAAEHDLDEVFDTLTPSELRKMRAEMEIVKRRGYATDQEENEPGVACIGAPILNEGGVSIGAMSISGPSVRIQKQEREIGTALAATCRDISRQLGFAEPAPAPKQTKSVPPPQSRPALARRANP; encoded by the coding sequence ATGAAGTTACCCAAAGAATCTGACGACAAATATGTAGTGGAAGCCGTGGTAAAAGCGCTCGACGTACTCGAAGTTTTTCAGGACGGCGAAGAGCTGCAGCTCAGTGAAATTTCCAAGCGCGTTTCACTCAACAAGAGCCGGGCGTTTCGTTTGCTGTACACGCTTTGCGAACGCGGTTATGTTGAGCGCGCATCCGATGGACATCGCTACAAGCTCGGGCTCAAGCTCTTCGAGCACGCTTCCAATCTGCGCCGCGACCTGAAGCAGATCGCGCAGAACCACATGCGCAAGCTGCAGCAACGCTTCAACGAAACCGTGAATCTCGCGGTGCTGCACAATGGCGAGGTCCTCTACATCGATTTGCTGGAGAGCTCGCGTCCGTTTCGCATGTCAGCGATGGTCGGCAGCCGCATGCCGATCGCGAATACCTCTTTGGGAAAAGCTCTTCTGGCGTACGCCGCCGAGCACGATCTCGATGAGGTCTTCGATACGCTCACGCCTTCGGAGTTGCGCAAGATGCGTGCCGAAATGGAAATCGTGAAGCGGCGCGGGTACGCGACCGATCAGGAAGAGAACGAGCCGGGCGTCGCATGCATTGGAGCGCCGATTCTGAACGAAGGCGGAGTCTCGATTGGAGCGATGAGCATTTCCGGTCCTTCAGTGCGCATTCAAAAGCAGGAGCGCGAAATCGGGACTGCGCTGGCGGCAACGTGCCGGGACATTTCGCGGCAGTTGGGATTCGCCGAGCCGGCTCCGGCGCCGAAGCAGACCAAGAGCGTGCCTCCGCCGCAGAGCCGGCCTGCGCTGGCTCGCCGCGCCAATCCGTAG
- a CDS encoding alpha-ketoacid dehydrogenase subunit beta, with protein sequence MPTYLEAIREGIWEEMERDPAVFCIGEDIGVYGGAFKVTEGFIHHFGSERVIDTPIAESAIVSAAFGASLTGMRPVAEFQFMDFISCAHNQIVNMVAKANYRWNAPAPLVLRGPSGGGVSGGPFHSQNPETYYAHTPGLKVICPATARDAKGLIKAAIRDNNPCLFFEHKFLYRRIKEDLPAEDYTVEIGKARLHRQGRDVSLITYAAMVYVAQEAADILAKEGIELEILDLRTIAPLDKEAIANTVKKTNRVVILHEDTKTGGIAGEIAAVINELAFDDLDAPIARIASLDTPVPFSPPLEKFFLPKMEDVVREARRLKSY encoded by the coding sequence ATGCCTACCTATCTCGAAGCAATCCGCGAAGGCATTTGGGAAGAGATGGAGCGCGATCCCGCTGTCTTCTGCATCGGCGAAGATATCGGCGTGTATGGCGGCGCGTTCAAAGTGACGGAAGGCTTCATTCATCATTTCGGCAGTGAGCGCGTGATCGACACTCCAATCGCCGAATCGGCAATTGTGAGTGCGGCGTTCGGGGCGTCGCTCACGGGGATGCGTCCTGTGGCCGAGTTCCAGTTCATGGACTTCATCAGTTGCGCGCACAACCAGATCGTCAACATGGTGGCAAAGGCCAACTATCGCTGGAATGCTCCAGCGCCGCTGGTGCTTCGCGGACCGTCGGGCGGAGGAGTGAGCGGAGGCCCGTTTCACTCGCAGAATCCTGAAACGTACTACGCGCACACGCCCGGATTAAAAGTGATTTGTCCCGCTACAGCACGCGATGCTAAAGGCTTAATCAAAGCAGCGATTCGCGATAACAATCCGTGTCTCTTCTTCGAGCACAAATTTCTGTATCGCCGCATTAAAGAAGACCTGCCCGCCGAGGATTACACCGTCGAAATCGGGAAGGCACGGCTTCATCGCCAAGGACGCGATGTGAGCCTAATTACCTACGCCGCGATGGTTTACGTCGCGCAGGAAGCTGCAGACATCCTCGCGAAAGAGGGAATTGAACTGGAAATCCTCGACTTACGCACGATCGCGCCGCTCGACAAAGAGGCCATCGCGAACACGGTGAAGAAGACGAACCGCGTGGTTATTCTCCACGAAGATACGAAGACAGGCGGCATCGCGGGAGAGATTGCAGCAGTAATCAATGAACTCGCGTTCGATGATCTCGACGCACCGATCGCGCGCATCGCATCACTCGATACGCCGGTCCCCTTCTCACCGCCGCTGGAGAAATTCTTCCTTCCCAAAATGGAAGACGTAGTGAGAGAGGCGCGACGGCTGAAGTCGTACTAG
- the acpS gene encoding holo-ACP synthase, whose translation MILGTGVDICEVARIGASLARFGDRFVERVFTREEIRYCRSKKNSVERFAARFAAKEAAMKALGTGASRGVTWTSIEVGHAPGGRPVLRLHGAAAEIAEQTGVRRMFLSVTHTESQAMAIVIFED comes from the coding sequence ATGATTCTCGGCACCGGAGTCGACATCTGCGAGGTTGCCCGCATCGGGGCATCACTTGCGCGCTTCGGAGATCGTTTTGTCGAGCGCGTTTTTACCAGAGAAGAGATTCGCTACTGCCGCAGTAAGAAGAATTCTGTCGAGCGATTCGCAGCGCGCTTTGCCGCCAAAGAGGCCGCGATGAAAGCTCTCGGTACTGGAGCCAGTCGCGGCGTTACGTGGACGAGCATTGAGGTTGGACACGCGCCGGGAGGACGTCCTGTCCTTCGCCTTCACGGCGCGGCTGCAGAAATCGCTGAACAGACGGGAGTTCGGCGTATGTTCTTGTCGGTGACTCACACCGAGAGCCAGGCGATGGCAATTGTTATCTTCGAGGACTGA
- a CDS encoding TIGR00730 family Rossman fold protein, with the protein MSRVCVYCASSEYCHPEYMQAAHRLGEILARNSIEIVYGGGALGLMGQVANGALANGGKVIGIMPRFMQELEWSHRQLTELRVVENMRERKHLMLTGSNAVIALPGGCGTLEELFETITLKRLAIYLNPIVLVNIRRFFDPCIALLERCVQERFMNPQHLQMWQVVERPDDVLHAISSSLQWTEKARALAAVAPQTV; encoded by the coding sequence ATGTCTCGAGTTTGTGTTTACTGCGCCTCCAGCGAGTACTGCCATCCCGAGTACATGCAAGCGGCGCATCGCCTGGGGGAAATTCTCGCGCGCAATTCCATCGAGATCGTCTATGGAGGCGGCGCGCTGGGCTTAATGGGACAAGTTGCCAACGGTGCACTCGCGAACGGTGGAAAAGTCATCGGGATCATGCCGCGATTTATGCAGGAGCTGGAGTGGTCGCACCGTCAGCTCACCGAGTTGCGAGTTGTCGAGAACATGCGCGAGCGCAAGCACCTCATGCTCACCGGCAGCAATGCTGTCATAGCGCTTCCGGGCGGATGTGGAACGTTGGAAGAATTGTTTGAAACCATTACGCTGAAGCGACTTGCAATCTATCTCAACCCGATCGTGCTGGTAAACATTCGAAGGTTTTTTGATCCTTGCATTGCATTGCTTGAGCGGTGCGTCCAAGAGCGCTTCATGAATCCGCAGCATTTGCAGATGTGGCAGGTAGTCGAGCGGCCTGACGACGTTCTTCATGCAATCAGCAGCAGTCTTCAATGGACGGAGAAGGCCCGAGCGCTGGCAGCCGTGGCTCCTCAGACAGTCTGA
- a CDS encoding fumarylacetoacetate hydrolase family protein produces MRLVSFKHSGHTGAGILSGSGVFPLADVGYDDAVSFIAAGRDVHQHVKHVAASASKRDLIPLESLHLTAPIPRPQKILCIGLNYRDHAIESKMEIPSVPTVFAKFSNAVIGPGEPIVLSATQKPDYEAEFAVVIGKRAKRVSTSNWQDYVFGYTIVNDVSARDVQLATSQWTLGKSFDTFAPIGPHIVTADEVPDPHALDIRLSIGSETLQHSNTRELIFRIPELIEYLSRGMTLEPGDIISTGTPAGVGLGRNPQRWLRAGEEIVIEIEKIGTLRNPVVADQSRN; encoded by the coding sequence ATGCGACTCGTAAGTTTTAAACACAGCGGACACACTGGCGCCGGCATTCTCAGCGGCAGCGGAGTTTTCCCACTAGCGGACGTTGGTTACGATGACGCGGTTTCTTTCATCGCAGCCGGCCGCGATGTACATCAGCACGTGAAGCATGTCGCGGCCAGCGCTTCAAAGCGCGATCTGATACCGCTCGAATCCTTGCACCTCACCGCTCCCATTCCGCGTCCGCAGAAGATTCTCTGCATCGGGCTCAACTATCGCGACCACGCCATCGAGTCGAAGATGGAGATTCCATCGGTACCGACGGTTTTTGCGAAGTTCTCGAATGCAGTGATCGGACCAGGCGAACCGATCGTGCTCTCCGCGACACAGAAGCCCGACTATGAAGCCGAGTTCGCGGTCGTAATCGGCAAGCGCGCGAAGCGCGTATCGACCTCGAACTGGCAGGATTATGTCTTCGGCTACACCATTGTGAATGACGTAAGCGCGCGCGATGTGCAGCTCGCCACCTCGCAATGGACGCTGGGCAAGAGCTTCGACACATTCGCGCCGATCGGTCCGCACATCGTGACCGCAGACGAAGTTCCCGATCCGCACGCACTCGACATTCGTCTTAGCATCGGCAGCGAAACGCTGCAGCACTCCAATACGCGCGAACTGATATTCCGCATTCCGGAATTGATCGAATACCTTTCGCGCGGGATGACGCTCGAACCCGGCGACATCATCAGCACTGGAACACCGGCGGGAGTTGGGCTAGGCCGTAACCCGCAGCGCTGGCTGCGCGCCGGAGAAGAGATCGTGATCGAGATCGAGAAGATCGGCACGCTGCGCAATCCCGTGGTGGCGGATCAATCGAGGAACTGA
- a CDS encoding sugar kinase has product MPSLTIKAKPECRWDLVSLGEVMLRLDPWDSRIATTRSFRVWEGGGEYNVARGLRRCFGMDTAVVTAFADNPVGRLVQDLIYQGGVDQSHVKWVPYDGVGRTVRNGLNFTERGFGVRGAVGCSDRGHTAASQLKASDIDWNKIFKTEGSRWFHTGGIFAALSESTPAVAKDAMQAAKANGTVISYDLNYRESLWKAIGGKKRATEVNRELVQLVDVLIGNEEDFTAALGFEVEGVDENLSKLDVENFRRMIERVISQFPNLKCVATTLRNAKTASINDWGAVCYYDGHLYRSTTREDLEIYDRIGGGDSFASGLIYGFLMNRGPQWAVECGAAHGALAMTTPGDTTMATLSEVEKLMKGGSARVVR; this is encoded by the coding sequence ATGCCGTCACTCACAATCAAAGCAAAACCGGAGTGTAGGTGGGACCTGGTGAGCCTGGGCGAGGTGATGCTCCGGCTTGATCCCTGGGACTCGCGTATTGCCACCACGCGCAGCTTCCGCGTTTGGGAAGGCGGTGGCGAGTACAACGTTGCGCGCGGGCTGCGCCGCTGCTTCGGCATGGACACGGCCGTCGTTACGGCCTTCGCCGATAATCCGGTTGGCCGTCTGGTGCAGGATTTGATCTATCAGGGCGGCGTCGATCAGTCGCATGTGAAGTGGGTTCCGTACGACGGCGTGGGCCGCACGGTGCGCAACGGTCTGAACTTTACTGAACGCGGCTTTGGCGTGCGTGGCGCAGTTGGCTGCTCCGATCGCGGGCACACAGCAGCTTCACAGCTTAAGGCCAGCGACATCGATTGGAACAAGATCTTCAAAACAGAAGGCTCGCGCTGGTTTCACACTGGTGGAATTTTCGCTGCTTTGTCGGAAAGCACGCCTGCTGTGGCTAAGGACGCAATGCAGGCGGCGAAGGCAAACGGCACGGTCATTTCTTACGATTTGAATTACCGTGAGTCGCTGTGGAAGGCTATCGGCGGCAAGAAGCGAGCCACCGAGGTGAATCGCGAACTCGTACAACTCGTTGACGTTCTCATCGGCAACGAAGAGGACTTCACCGCTGCGCTGGGATTCGAGGTCGAAGGCGTGGATGAGAATCTTTCGAAGCTCGACGTCGAGAACTTCCGGCGCATGATCGAGCGTGTGATTTCACAATTTCCCAATTTGAAATGCGTAGCTACGACGCTGCGCAATGCCAAGACCGCAAGCATCAATGATTGGGGAGCGGTCTGCTACTACGACGGCCATCTTTATCGCTCGACCACTCGAGAGGATCTCGAGATATACGATCGCATCGGCGGCGGCGATTCTTTTGCCTCGGGATTGATTTACGGATTCCTGATGAATCGCGGTCCGCAATGGGCTGTCGAGTGCGGGGCAGCGCACGGCGCGCTCGCCATGACTACGCCCGGAGACACTACAATGGCTACGCTTTCGGAAGTGGAGAAGTTGATGAAGGGCGGCAGCGCGCGAGTGGTGCGGTAG
- a CDS encoding NAD(P)/FAD-dependent oxidoreductase, whose amino-acid sequence MNHRPKTAVIIGAGPAGLTAAFELLRNSDIKPIVLEKSGQMGGISRTVNYKGNRIDIGGHRFFSKSDRVMNWWFEHMPLETAVSQNGNGSGHARQPIEITYQRQRRELAGCNGNSNGCHPDEVMLVRRRKSRIYFLRTFFDYPITLSADTLRKLGPMRTMRIGLSYMRSAAMPIKNVENLEQFFINRFGRELYHTFFKSYTEKVWGVSCDQISAEWGEQRIKGLSIKKTLQHIIQKQLQSRKQKDISQKETETSLIEQFLYPKYGPGQMWEAVARKVKAMGGEIITNFSVTSLHCRGYKVVAMSGVDASGQERRLDGDYFFSTMPIKELVRSLDVPVPANVRQVSDALQYRDFITVGLLLKKMKVKENNQNLVEDNWIYIQEPDVKAGRLQIFNNWSPHLVSNQENVWVGVEYFCYEGDELWSKSSEEMAQFAAMELDKIGIIDRNDVIDSTVIKMPKTYPAYFGAYARFDEVREYIDKFENLFLVGRNGMHRYNNQDHSMLTAMEAVNNILIGRKDKSNIWEVNTEAEYHEEKQAPQHEERKVA is encoded by the coding sequence GTGAATCATCGGCCTAAAACTGCTGTCATTATCGGCGCCGGTCCTGCTGGATTAACCGCCGCTTTCGAACTTTTGCGCAACAGCGACATCAAACCCATTGTTCTCGAAAAAAGCGGCCAGATGGGCGGGATTTCGCGCACGGTGAACTATAAAGGCAACCGCATCGACATCGGCGGACACCGCTTTTTCTCGAAGAGCGATCGCGTTATGAACTGGTGGTTCGAGCACATGCCGCTCGAGACCGCTGTGTCCCAAAACGGAAATGGAAGTGGTCACGCAAGGCAGCCAATTGAGATCACGTATCAGAGGCAACGCCGCGAACTGGCCGGCTGCAATGGCAATAGTAATGGATGCCACCCAGACGAAGTGATGCTTGTTCGACGCCGCAAATCGCGGATTTACTTTTTGCGCACCTTCTTCGACTATCCCATCACGCTAAGCGCCGACACACTGCGGAAGCTTGGTCCAATGCGAACGATGCGGATTGGTCTCAGCTACATGCGCAGCGCGGCAATGCCGATCAAGAATGTTGAGAACCTGGAGCAGTTCTTCATCAACCGCTTCGGACGCGAACTCTACCACACCTTCTTCAAGTCCTACACCGAGAAAGTCTGGGGAGTGTCCTGCGACCAAATCAGCGCCGAATGGGGCGAACAGCGCATTAAAGGTCTTTCGATCAAGAAGACGCTTCAGCACATCATCCAAAAACAGCTGCAGAGCCGCAAGCAAAAGGACATTTCGCAAAAGGAAACCGAAACATCACTGATCGAGCAATTCCTCTATCCCAAGTACGGTCCAGGACAAATGTGGGAAGCCGTCGCACGAAAAGTAAAAGCAATGGGCGGCGAGATCATCACAAATTTCAGCGTTACCAGCCTTCATTGCCGTGGCTACAAAGTCGTGGCCATGTCGGGTGTCGATGCCTCGGGCCAGGAGCGCCGGCTCGATGGAGATTATTTCTTTTCGACAATGCCCATTAAGGAACTCGTACGTTCTCTCGATGTTCCCGTTCCCGCAAACGTCCGCCAGGTGAGCGATGCACTTCAGTATCGCGACTTCATCACCGTAGGCCTTCTGCTGAAAAAGATGAAGGTAAAGGAGAACAACCAGAACCTGGTGGAAGACAACTGGATTTACATCCAGGAACCTGATGTGAAAGCCGGCAGGCTGCAGATCTTCAACAACTGGAGTCCGCATCTTGTTTCAAATCAGGAAAACGTCTGGGTCGGCGTTGAGTACTTCTGCTATGAAGGCGACGAGCTCTGGAGCAAATCGTCCGAGGAAATGGCTCAGTTCGCTGCGATGGAACTCGACAAGATCGGCATCATCGACAGGAACGATGTAATCGATTCCACCGTCATTAAAATGCCGAAAACATATCCAGCGTACTTCGGCGCCTATGCGCGCTTCGACGAAGTCCGCGAATACATCGACAAATTCGAGAATCTGTTCTTAGTCGGACGCAACGGAATGCATCGTTACAACAACCAGGACCACTCGATGCTGACTGCGATGGAGGCGGTGAACAATATCCTGATCGGCCGCAAGGACAAATCGAACATCTGGGAAGTCAATACAGAAGCGGAATACCACGAAGAGAAGCAGGCGCCGCAACACGAAGAGAGAAAAGTCGCGTAG
- a CDS encoding glucose 1-dehydrogenase, with amino-acid sequence MAFRPLDLSGRVAVVIGGTSGIGRAIAHGLAEAGADVVPTSRRSEQVESTAKEIEQRGRKSLRVISDVADRKSLEQVLQKSVSAFGKVDILVNSAGKTKRTPTIDVPESEWNDIMETNLTGVLRACQIFGRHMIERRYGRIINIASLSSFVALFEVAAYAASKAGVASLTKSMAVEWAPHGVCVNAIAPGVFRTPLNEKLLDETARGKEFLARTPMRRFGKVEELAGAAVFLASEAASFVTGEVLCVDGGFLASGVNQ; translated from the coding sequence ATGGCATTTCGTCCGCTGGATTTGAGCGGAAGAGTGGCGGTGGTGATTGGCGGAACGTCGGGTATTGGGCGCGCGATCGCCCATGGTCTGGCCGAGGCCGGCGCCGACGTGGTTCCCACTTCGCGCCGTTCCGAGCAGGTTGAATCTACAGCAAAAGAGATCGAGCAGCGCGGACGCAAGTCTCTCCGCGTGATTTCCGATGTGGCGGACCGCAAATCGCTGGAGCAAGTGCTGCAGAAGTCTGTTTCCGCCTTTGGGAAAGTGGATATTTTGGTGAATTCCGCTGGAAAGACGAAACGCACGCCAACCATCGATGTTCCCGAATCGGAATGGAACGACATCATGGAGACGAATCTCACAGGCGTGCTCCGCGCCTGCCAGATTTTCGGTCGACACATGATCGAGCGCAGGTATGGCCGCATCATCAACATTGCTTCGTTGAGTTCGTTCGTCGCTCTCTTCGAAGTTGCGGCCTACGCGGCAAGTAAAGCCGGAGTCGCATCGCTCACCAAATCAATGGCCGTTGAGTGGGCTCCGCATGGCGTCTGCGTGAATGCGATTGCTCCGGGCGTCTTCCGAACTCCGCTGAATGAAAAGCTGCTCGATGAGACAGCCCGCGGAAAAGAATTCCTCGCGCGTACGCCTATGCGACGCTTCGGGAAAGTTGAAGAGCTTGCTGGAGCTGCCGTGTTTCTCGCATCGGAAGCGGCCAGCTTTGTGACTGGAGAAGTCCTGTGTGTGGATGGCGGCTTTCTGGCCAGCGGCGTAAACCAGTAG
- the manD gene encoding D-mannonate dehydratase ManD, with amino-acid sequence MKIKDAKVFVCSPGRNFVTLKIYTDEGLYGLGDATLNGRELAVASYLTDHVIPCLIGRDPSQTEDIWQYFYRGAYWRRGPVTMSAIAAVDMALWDIKGKALNTPVYNLLGGKSRMGVMVYGHANGRDISETVDEVGKYIEQGYLAVRAQSGIPGLQSTYGVGRGKLFYEPAEKGLPPENFWSSEKYLLHVPKLFEALRVKYGDDVHLLHDAHHRLTPIQAGRLGKELEPYHLFWLEDAVPAELQEGFRIVRQHTTTPIALGEIFDSVWDTNILISEQLIDYLRMTVVHGGGITNLKKVAAFADMYHVQTGCHGATDLSPVTMAAALHFDISIPNFGIQEYMRHTKETDEVFPHEYYFEKGYLHPGEKPGLGVDYNEKLAEKFPYERAYLPVNRKLDGTMWNW; translated from the coding sequence ATGAAGATTAAAGACGCGAAGGTCTTCGTCTGCTCGCCGGGAAGAAATTTTGTCACGCTGAAGATTTATACCGACGAGGGTCTCTATGGCCTTGGCGACGCCACTCTGAACGGACGCGAACTGGCCGTTGCGAGCTATCTGACCGATCACGTCATTCCTTGCCTGATCGGGCGCGATCCATCCCAGACGGAAGACATCTGGCAGTACTTCTATCGCGGCGCCTATTGGCGTCGTGGTCCGGTGACGATGAGTGCCATCGCCGCCGTCGATATGGCGCTCTGGGACATCAAGGGCAAGGCCCTCAACACTCCCGTGTACAACCTGCTCGGCGGCAAGAGCCGCATGGGCGTGATGGTGTACGGGCACGCGAATGGGCGAGACATCAGCGAGACCGTGGATGAGGTCGGGAAATACATCGAGCAGGGATATCTCGCCGTGCGCGCGCAGTCGGGCATTCCTGGATTGCAGAGCACGTATGGCGTCGGACGCGGCAAGCTGTTCTATGAGCCCGCGGAAAAAGGACTGCCTCCGGAGAACTTCTGGTCGAGCGAGAAATATCTGTTGCATGTTCCGAAGCTCTTCGAAGCGCTCCGCGTGAAATACGGAGACGACGTTCACCTTCTCCATGATGCGCATCACCGGCTCACACCGATCCAGGCGGGTCGTTTAGGGAAGGAGCTCGAGCCATATCATCTCTTCTGGCTCGAAGATGCTGTGCCTGCCGAACTGCAGGAAGGATTCCGCATCGTCCGCCAGCACACGACGACGCCGATCGCGTTGGGCGAGATCTTCGACAGCGTGTGGGATACAAACATTCTCATTTCGGAACAGCTGATCGATTACCTTCGCATGACTGTGGTCCACGGAGGCGGCATCACGAACCTGAAGAAAGTCGCTGCCTTTGCGGATATGTATCACGTGCAGACGGGCTGCCATGGCGCGACGGATCTTTCTCCGGTCACCATGGCGGCAGCGCTGCACTTCGATATCTCAATTCCCAATTTCGGAATTCAGGAATACATGCGCCATACCAAAGAGACCGACGAGGTCTTCCCGCATGAGTACTACTTCGAGAAGGGATATCTGCATCCGGGCGAGAAGCCCGGGTTGGGAGTGGATTACAACGAGAAGTTGGCCGAGAAGTTTCCATATGAGCGCGCGTATCTGCCGGTAAATCGCAAGCTCGATGGCACGATGTGGAATTGGTAA
- a CDS encoding LUD domain-containing protein, protein MSSAVGTQHDLIAKFEAAARSAAATVERVPAAAGALASAVPRMAKGRIAIADPLDLPAELFAEVYRLPGIVTARSKAELAACDVGITDAFAAVARTGSVCVTVDHAYSGAISLLARLHIAVVAAATIVERPAEIFDPNRFGGKGLTRNFVFITGPSATADMGPLVRGVHGPHKLHVIILE, encoded by the coding sequence ATGAGCTCCGCCGTTGGCACACAACACGATTTGATCGCCAAGTTCGAAGCCGCAGCACGTTCCGCCGCGGCGACGGTGGAGCGCGTGCCGGCGGCAGCCGGCGCGCTCGCGTCCGCTGTACCACGAATGGCAAAGGGCCGCATCGCTATCGCCGACCCACTCGATTTGCCTGCCGAGCTGTTCGCCGAAGTCTATCGCTTGCCGGGCATCGTCACTGCTCGTTCCAAAGCGGAACTCGCGGCCTGCGATGTGGGAATCACCGACGCCTTCGCTGCGGTCGCGCGCACCGGATCAGTATGCGTGACCGTCGATCATGCATACTCTGGCGCGATCAGCCTGCTTGCTCGGCTGCACATTGCGGTCGTCGCTGCCGCAACCATCGTCGAACGGCCGGCGGAGATCTTCGATCCCAACCGCTTCGGCGGCAAAGGGCTCACCCGCAATTTCGTCTTCATCACCGGGCCGAGCGCTACAGCCGACATGGGACCGCTGGTGCGCGGCGTACATGGCCCGCACAAGCTGCACGTGATTATTCTGGAGTAG
- a CDS encoding rhodanese-like domain-containing protein: protein MKSITREELKQAIDRGDVILIDARSPEKFLKSHLPAAVNIPAGQAAELAARSIPDKNAAVVTYCVNFTWKLSEQLARELQALGYQDVRIYEEGRQDWMNAGLPLEGSAPYEAVPRFQPSATEAEAQERLRQVS from the coding sequence ATGAAGTCGATCACTCGAGAAGAGCTGAAGCAGGCGATCGATCGGGGGGACGTCATCCTTATCGATGCGCGATCGCCGGAAAAATTTCTGAAGTCACATTTGCCTGCCGCAGTAAACATTCCTGCGGGACAGGCCGCCGAATTGGCAGCGCGTTCAATTCCCGACAAAAATGCGGCCGTCGTCACCTATTGCGTAAATTTCACCTGGAAACTTTCAGAGCAACTCGCGCGAGAGTTGCAGGCGCTCGGATATCAGGATGTCCGGATCTACGAAGAGGGTCGTCAGGACTGGATGAATGCAGGGCTGCCGCTGGAAGGGAGCGCTCCGTACGAGGCTGTGCCGCGATTCCAACCCAGTGCTACCGAAGCGGAAGCTCAGGAACGATTGAGACAGGTGAGTTAG